cacacacccccgaatcccccccccccggacgcccagtgcccccccccggggtcaGTGACCGGGGTCAGATAAGGGGCAGCCAGACCGGGCGGCGCCGGGGCGGGGCTTCCCTCATAGCCACGCCCCTTTCCCCACAAAGCCAATGCCTCCCTTTCCCCACAGAAGCCACGCCCCCTCCCCACTACAGCCACGCCGGCTCCTCTCAAAAGCCACGCCCCCGAGAAAGCCACGCCTCTTTCCCACAACAGCCCCGCCCGCCTCCACGCCCCCTCGCCCTTGCCCCCGCCCCTTTTTCACGCCTCGGGAGGGGGCGGGGCAGAGCGGGACCCAGCGGCCGAGGGGtgagcgggggcggggggggggtcggggggtttggggggctcaggggggacacggaggggtgagggggtcgggggggacacggggagggcgcgggggggaggggcaaAGTGTGGCTGGGGGCAAAGTCCaccccggggagggggtgggggacacAGCTCCCCGCGACCCCCCCGCGACCCCCCCGGCCGCTCTCGCCCCAGGACCCGGCAGGGATGGAGACCCTGAGACGCTGCTTCCGTGGACGGGtaacagcccccccccgccccccccccgcaaaaggGGACCCGGGTGGCCAGgacacccccaacccccccccgaGGGCACCCTggtctcccccctgcccccccccaaaaaagggacccaggcacCGGggttccccccagcccccccaaggGGTTCCTAGTggcgtgtgtccccccccaaaaaagggggaCCCAGGCGTTTGGGCCCCCCCCAaaagggggcggggcgggcgatGACGCGGTGCCGCAGCCCCCGGGGGGAGGGGCGGTGTCCTACTGCCGGCACCgggacccccggggggggggaggggagcaggaggaagagggggaccCGATCGTGCGGCTGCCCCGCCCCGGGCCACGCCCACGGCGCAGGCCACGCCCACGGCCTTGCCCACGGCTCCACCCCCTCGCCACCCTGGCGCTGGGCTCCGCCTCCGCCTTCCTGGCCGGTAGGGAACCGCCGCGGTCCCCTTACACCCCCTTACGCCCCCTTACACCCTGCGAGCCCCGCTACGCCCCTGGTGCACCCATTCCACCCTGTTACCCCAGTCTACTGCTTCCACCCTTTACACCCTATTGCCTGCCTTACACCCCGCTGCACCCCTTACTCCCCATTACCCCGTTCCACCCATTGCACCCTGTTACCTCCCTTACAGCCCATTACACCCCCTTGCCCCCATTACCCCCTCAGCCTCATTTTACACCATTACCTGTGTTACCACGTGGCACCCCGTTACGCTGTTAACCCATTGCCGTTACACCGCATTACACCCCATTACCCCATTATCGTGTTACACCCTATTACCCCATTACCCCAATTACACCCCGTTACCCCATTGCGCCCCGTTACCCCAATTAAACCCCGTTATGCCCCATTACTGCAATCACACCCCATCACCCCTCCCacctgccccccagccccaccctgGCTGTAACCCCGCCCACTCCCACGGCCCCACCCACCCCGagttctcctcccctccccacccccccagggCTGTTGGTGGCTGGGATTGGGCACGTCCCCTgtgggggcggggcgggggtggggcCTGACCTGGGAGGCTCCACCCCAGAGGAAGCAGGGGGCGGGGCCAGCGCCGAGGCCCCGCCCATGTGGCCCCGCCTGCGGGAGCTGCTGCAGCGGCACCTGCGGGAGGACCGGATGTTGGCCTGGGTGCGGTGAGTGACCTCTGACCTCTGACCCTGCCCTGGCTTTGACCCCTGACCCCACGCTGACCCCTGGTCCTCACACCTCCCCCTACGAGGTGGTGTTCTGACCCCTGACCCTTGAACCCTGACCCCCGACCCCAGGGGGAGGTTGTCCTGACCCTTGACCCTGCAGGCGGGCCCTTACCCCCTTGACCCCTGACCCCGGTGAGGGGGTATCCTGACCCCTGACCCCACGGGGATGCCCTGCCCTTTGCCCCCGCCCATGACCCCTGACCCCTGACCCACCCGCAGGGAGGTGAGCGCGGGGCCGCACGGGGCGGGGTCGGAGCAGGGGCGGGGCCTGGCACAGGCCGTGCTGAGCGCCATGGCGGGGGCGGGGCTGAGCCGGGCCTGgagccgcccccagcccctccccctgcccacacGGTACGGGGTCGGGGCCGGCGGTGGGGTCGGGGTCATGGGGGTCAGGGAGGCGAGGGGCAGAGTCTCGGAGTTGGGGGAGGTTCATGCACGGGGGTAGAGGTCAAGGGTCAAGGGTTATGGTGGGCTGGGGTCTTGGGGTCAGAGTTCACAGCGATCAGGGGTCACAGGGGGTTGGAGAGTTCCTGAggggggggagtgtgtgtgtgtgtgtcacagAAATTCAAAGGTCACAGGGGTTGTGGGGGGCGACTGGGAGGGATCCCAGGGGCCATGGGGGTCCAAGGTCATTGGGGCTGGGGGCCACGAGGGGGCTGGGATTACTTGACCCCTTGACCCGTGACCTCTGACCCCGCAGGGGGTTGGCGTCACTGCTGTGGGTGGATGCGGGGGGGCGGGAGCTGGAGCGGCTCCGCCTGGACCCCGAGGCCTTCTGCGCCTGGAGCGCCCCCGGCAATGCCACGGTAACCCCGACCCCTGACCCCCCACCCTTAGCCTGACCCCTGACCACAACCCTGCCCCTTGGTCCCGAGCCCTGCACCCAACGCTGACCCCTGACCTGACCCCGACCCCAGTTCTGGCCCTGACGCCAACCCCTAACCCTGACCCCGACCCTGACCCCTGACCCACTGACCCCTGACCCCGCAGGGGGGGCTGGTCTACGGTCACTACGGGCGCCCCCAGGACCTGGCGCTGCTGCGGGGGAGGGGAGTGTCGCCCCGCGGGAACCTCCTGCTGCTCCGCCTGGGGAGgggcccccccgccgccaaggtgggcctggggggggaggggaggatgctggggacccccctgggggggaggggctggagatTGGGGGGACCCccctggggggggaggggcaggaCTCCAGGGTCCACtttggggggagtggggtgtcTGGATGCCCGGGTCCCTCAGATGGGGGGAGGGGTAGATGTGGGGGTCCCCCGGAAACATGAGCCCTTGGGGGGGGGttaagggggggagggggaagcctGGATGCctgaggggggggaggggcggttTGTGGGGGTCCCCCAGACACGTGGGTCCTcaggtggcggcggcggcgggggcgggggccaTCGGGGTGCTGCTGTATCCCGACCCCCAGGACACggccgggcccgggggggggcccgggctggggggggacacggccgtGACCGTCCACGTGagtgggggcggcggggaggagaCGGGGGGGGGTACGGGGGGCTGGGGCTAAGTTGGGGGGGGGCATCTCTGTGGGTCTTGAGGGTAACTGGGGAGATTTGAGGGGGGTGGGGGCTTttagggggctggggggggttgaATTGGGGGTCCTAGGGGTGGAAGGGGGGGGCttggggagttgggggggatttgggggttatCTAGAGtattgggggggctggggggatttggggtgctttgggggtggggtgttttAGGGGGCTGTGTGGGGATTCGGGGGTATCTAGAGGATCGGGGGGGGATCAGGGAGGTTTGGGggcgctggggggggttggggatgctgggggcttggggggatctgggggggcttgggggggggtccccgcctCTGACGCATCCCCGCAGGTGCAGGAGGGCTCGGGGGACCCCTACAGCCGGGGGTTCCCCTCCTTCAgcggccgggcccccccccgccgccccccggggctgcccgccATCCCCGCCCACCCCCTCAGCGCCAGCACCGCCGCCCGCCTGCTGCGGTACGCCCCGGCGCCGGGGGGGTCGTCGtgttctcccctcccctccccggacGGCCGGGggtcccctggggggggggggggggggtgggggggtccagGGATCCCCCACTTACCTGCTGGGTCTGGGCAGGGGGAGCTCTGGCTCCCCAGGAGGTGGGGGCGGAatgacggggggggggggaacgaccCGGGGTCTGGGACCCCGGTGTGGGCGGCGCAGTCGGAGCCTCGTTAGGGGCAGCTGGGCGTAATTAGGGGCAATTAGGCCTCGGCGGCGCGGGAGGGGTCCAGCTGCCGTGCCCGGGTGCCCGGGCGTCCCTCCCCGGACGCCCacgtcccccccgccccacgcagggtgctgggggggccgCGGGCGCCGGCGCACTGGGGTCCCCCCGGCCGGGGGCTCCGGTACCAGCCGGGCCCGGGGGGTCGGCGGCTGCGGCTGAGCGTGGCCGCGGGGACGGCGCCGGGGACCCTCACCAGCGTCTTCGGGGCCCTGGAGGGGCGGCTGGAGCCCGGTGAGGGGGGCGGGGTCAGAGGGGGCGGGGTCAACGGGGTGGGGTCAGAGGGGGCGGGGCTAGGAGGGGTGGGGGCACGGAGAGGAGGGTCAggcctgcggggggggggggggctgccacAGGGAGGATCCACGGGGGTGTGGCCAGTTGGGGTGTGGTCAATCGGGGGTGTGGTCAATCGGGGGTGTGGCCAGAGGCGTGGGAGCAAGGGGGCGGGGTCAAGCCTGAGGTCCTGCCGCTGTAGGGGGCGAGGTCAAGCCAGGTGGGGGGGTAAAGTAGGTGGGGCTAAAGGGGGTGGGGCTTGTGGTTGGGGTGGGGCTAAAGGGAAGGGTGGAGCCTGGAGAAGGAGGTGGGGCCACCACAGGGTAGGTGGGGGGACCCAGTGGGTGGTGCTGACCCCTTAGGGGGTGTGGCTAGATGGGGTGGAGCCTGCCTGACTCCACCCCCCTCCAGACTGTTACATCATCGTGGGGGCGCAACGCGATTCGCTGGGGCCAGGGGCGGCGGCCTCGGGGGTCGGCACCGCCCTCCTGCTGGAGCTTGCCCACCTCTTTGCCGCCATGGGGCGGGACGGTgagggcggggccggggggaggtGGGGCCGGGGGGTTGGCGGGGCCAGCTGGGGTGGAGCCAGGGCGGGGTCATTGGAGTGGGGGAGCTTAAAAAGGGAGGGGTTTGGGCCCTAGGAGTCCTTGAACCACCGCCCCCACGCCTGGGCCCCCATTCCCATTTGGGTgtccccgtcgtcccccccacTGATGCCTGGGTCCCCAACCCCCTTgggtgtgtccccccctccccccccagggTTCCAGCTCCGCCGGACGCTGCTCTTCGTCAGTTGGGACGGGGGCGAATTTGGGCATTTGGGGGCCACTGAGTGGCTGGAGGTGAGCCTGGAcgcctgcgcccccccccccccccccatcccccgtGAACGACCCCCTCCCCCTCCGTGACCCCGTGACCTCTCCATGACCTCTCCATGACCcctccctgacccccccccaggggtaCCCCGACCTCCTGCACACCAAAGCAGCCGCCTACATCAGCCTGGATCAGGCTGTGCTGGGTgagcccctcccccacccccgacgcccagggtggggggaggggagggtgtgtccaccccccacccccccccccaggacccctgggtccccctgacagcccccccccccgcaggtgACGACCGTTTGGTGGCCAAAACCAGCCCGACCCTGGTGAACCTCATCGAGAGTGCCCTCAGCCAggtggggcaggggtgggggtgggtcCCGGACCCCTGGGGGTCTCGCCCCCTCCTGctcgcccccccacccccatctcccccccagGTGGAGAGCCCCAACGAAGGCGGGAAAAGCCTCTTGGAGCAGGTGACGAGGCCGGGACGGAGCTGGGAGAGCGATGTGTGAGCGCCCGGatcccttgggggggggggacaggggacgggggggggcccggacacctgggtcccctttggggggagggggcggggacCGGACACCTggcttcccccccgccccaggatCCGACCGCTGCCCCCCGAAAGCGGCGCCTTCCCGTtcaccgccgccgccggggtCCCGGCCCTGGAGCTCGGCTTTGACGAGGTGGGGAgaccctgtgtgtgtgtgtcccctccctccccgtgtTGCcacccccccgtgtccccacctCCCCATCACTGACCACCCCCATTTGCCCCCAGGCGGCTCCAAGcgtcccctgtgtcccccccccgtcctCATCGCTGCGTCCCCATCGCTGACGGTGTCCCCACATCCCCGCAcccccccacgtcccctccACGTCCCCCCGATGTCCGTCACTGTGTCCCCTCATCCCCACGTCCTCATCACCAACCACGTCCCCTGCCCCCCGTCCCCGTCGCTGAGCACGtac
This Buteo buteo chromosome 12, bButBut1.hap1.1, whole genome shotgun sequence DNA region includes the following protein-coding sequences:
- the TFR2 gene encoding transferrin receptor protein 2, yielding METLRRCFRGRPPGGGAVSYCRHRDPRGGGGEQEEEGDPIVRLPRPGPRPRRRPRPRPCPRLHPLATLALGSASAFLAGLLVAGIGHVPCGGGAGVGPDLGGSTPEEAGGGASAEAPPMWPRLRELLQRHLREDRMLAWVREVSAGPHGAGSEQGRGLAQAVLSAMAGAGLSRAWSRPQPLPLPTRGLASLLWVDAGGRELERLRLDPEAFCAWSAPGNATGGLVYGHYGRPQDLALLRGRGVSPRGNLLLLRLGRGPPAAKVAAAAGAGAIGVLLYPDPQDTAGPGGGPGLGGDTAVTVHVQEGSGDPYSRGFPSFSGRAPPRRPPGLPAIPAHPLSASTAARLLRVLGGPRAPAHWGPPGRGLRYQPGPGGRRLRLSVAAGTAPGTLTSVFGALEGRLEPDCYIIVGAQRDSLGPGAAASGVGTALLLELAHLFAAMGRDGFQLRRTLLFVSWDGGEFGHLGATEWLEGYPDLLHTKAAAYISLDQAVLGDDRLVAKTSPTLVNLIESALSQVESPNEGGKSLLEQVTRPGRSWESDVIRPLPPESGAFPFTAAAGVPALELGFDEATGGWSRAALGTREDTLGRLQGRLRGRLPAVARAVAAVAAHLLLRLAHDARLPLDPAALGDALLRRLAPLQAQGLSLQCLSSARGDVVRAAETLRREMAGSEGTNERLNRGFNARIMAAEASLLSPFVSPLVTPFRHILLGRGGHTLPALAAQLGGADGQGTRGDAGHLRLRLALLAWTLQGTAGALAGDAWDRGDIWGRGDLGDRGDVWDHGGLGDGGDGGGLGDGGDRGDGGGLGDGGDTWDYEDNGDSRNRGDPQGPLGTLGTP